CAGACACCGCCGGACAGATCTTCGGGACTTCGGAAGGTTCGGGAACGGCAATTCTGACGTTCTTGGGTGGTTTCCATCCCCAAACTCAGTCCCTGTGGCTAACGGATATCGCCCATCACCACTTGGCGATCGCAGTCCTGTTCATCATCGCCGGTCATATGTACCGGACGAACTTCGGAATCGGTCACAGCATCAAGGAAATGATGAATGCCAAAGATTTCTTTGGCACGAAGGTTGAAGGACCGTTCAATATGCCTCACCAAGGCATTTATGACACCTACAACAACTCCTTGCACTTCCAGTTGGGTTGGCACTTAGCTTGCTTGGGTGTAATCACCTCCTTGGTGGCTCAGCATATGTACTCGATGCCTCCCTACGCTTTCTTGGCGCAGGACTTCACCACTCAGGCAGCGCTGTACACTCACCACCAATACATTGCTGGTTTCATCATGGTCGGTGCTTTCGCCCACGGAGCTATCTTCTTGGTGCGTGACTACGACCCCGAACAAAACAAAGGCAACGTACTCGATCGAGTCCTACAGCACAAAGAGGCAATCATCTCTCACCTCTCGTGGGTGTCTCTGTTCCTGGGTTTCCACACCTTGGGCTTGTACGTCCACAACGATGTGGTAGTAGCTTTCGGAACTCCTGAAAAGCAAATCCTGATCGAACCGGTGTTTGCACAGTTCGTTCAGTCGGCTAACGGGAAAGTGCTGTATGGCATGAATGTGCTGCTGTCCAATCCAGACAGTATTGCCAGCACCGCTTGGCCTAACCACGGCAACGTCTGGTTACCAGGTTGGTTGGATGCAATCAATGCAGGCACTAACTCTCTGTTTCTCACCATTGGCCCTGGCGATTTCTTGGTACACCATGCGATCGCTCTCGGTCTGCACACCACCACTCTGATCCTCGTTAAGGGTGCGTTGGATGCACGCGGTTCCAAGCTGATGCCCGACAAGAAAGACTTCGGCTATGCCTTCCCTTGCGATGGCCCCGGTCGTGGCGGCACTTGCGACATCTCTGCTTGGGATTCGTTCTACCTCTCTATGTTCTGGATGCTAAACACCATCGGTTGGGTAACCTTCTACTGGCACTGGAAGCATCTGGGTATTTGGCAAGGCAACGTGGCACAGTTTAATGAGTCCTCTACTTACCTCATGGGCTGGCTGCGGGATTACCTCTGGCTGAACTCGGCTCAGCTGATCAATGGCTACAACCCTTACGGCATGAATAACTTGTCGATCTGGGCTTGGATGTTCCTCTTCGGACACCTGGTTTGGGCTACCGGCTTCATGTTCTTGATTAGCTGGCGCGGTTACTGGCAAGAGTTGATCGAAACCCTCGTTTGGGCTCACGAACGCACTCCTCTAGCGAACTTGGTTCGTTGGAAAGACAAGCCAGTTGCGCTGTCGATCGTTCAAGCTCGTTTGGTTGGTTTAACCCACTTCGCTGTTGGTTATGTCCTTACCTACGCGGCATTCCTAATTGCCTCTACTGCTGGTAAGTTCGGTTGATGTCCTCAATTGAATAACCTCGTTGTTAGGTAATTAGAAAATCCCCTGCCTTCGGGCGGGGGATTTTTGTTGATATTGATAAAATTTGCTAATATATACTTAATAAGAAAAAAAATTTTGAAGAGGGCGATTGCCAGCATACTTAGCCGCTGGTATCGTCCTCTTTTTTGTTTTTTACTTGTCCCTAGCAAACTCAGGAGGTATGTCCCAATGGATTCGATGGACAACACCATAACTGTACACTTTGATTCCAAAATAATGAAACCAATGACCAAATCAAGTCCGGCTTGCAAAATTGCCCTTAACGCTTTAGCTCAGATCCACCCTAGACAACGCACACACATTTTAGATGGTGACTCAAGTGGGGGTGGTTATGGTGCAGGTAGAGGTATTTCTGGAAAGAGTGAATTTCCGAGCCGATGGGATGATCGGCAAACGTTGGACTATATCTGTGAAATAGTCAAAGATCCAAATTCGCAATGGACTCAACGTACTGGAAAACCGGGTGCAAAATATACAAAAAATGGTAAACCAGTTAGGTGGCAAGTTGAAGGTACTAGAGATAATGTTGATATTATGGTGATTGTAGAACCTGATGGACAAGGTATCGTTACAGCTTACCCAACTAACATACCTCCTAACCCCTAGTATTGATACCAATGCTTGACTATAAAATTATTGTAGATAAACTAAACGAAGCCCTTTTTTTTGTCAGTGAAGAACTGTCAGAAAATCAAATAAATTTTATACGTTCGGACATAAACGCAGGCGAGTGGAGGTTAGCATTCGAGACCCTTTGCGATATTCTTAGCGAGGAAAACTTACGAATGAATCCAAGGGTATATAAGCTCGTTCAAGAAATAGGATATGGGCTGAATATTGACTCTGAAACTTGGGAAAGTCTCAAAGTGCAAGTGGCCTGCTGATTTAACGATATTTTGTCTGTGAAGTTAGCTTCAGTAGCGATCTTTGTCGCTTAAAATTTGGCAAGTGCGAGCGCTTGCTTGTACAGACAGTTACACACCAGACCGATCGCACCAGCTAATCTCTATTAAAATCTTCTCAAATTTCTCCATTAAGTTGCATCAGATGTACCTTATCGGCTAGCTCTTGACGATGTTGCTCGTCTAATTCATCAATTGCTAGCATACCCATTAAAATAACTTCTTTGAGCGTCAATCTGGTCGATCGCGCTTTTTTCTGAACTATGTCTTTAATTACCGGACTCACACCGATCGCTGTACTAGCTCTAGGCACAAAAATAATTATTGACTACATCGCCTAAATCTTAGCATCTGTTGTTTAGTTTAAGTGACGTGCTTAAACAGGTATTGACACGCTTAAGCGAAAAATCTATACTGATGATAGATGGGAAGAGTAGGCGATCGCTTAATCGTCCAAAATTTCCACCAATTCCTCAATCATCACATCGAAAGTGCGTGCCAACTTGTATAGGGCAGCAAAATCAACCATTGCCATGCCAGGTGAACGGGCGTAGTTTCGGATCGTGCTGTAGCCTACGCCAGAGCGATCGGCCACTTCTTTGAGCGTCCAACCCTTCTCGTCAGCTAACTCTTTAACCCGCAACCTCACCAAACCCGCGCTCATATTGACAAATGACAAGATTTTGCTTTTAATATTTATATGTTTAAAAGCGATCGCTCCCCAGTATAACAAACTCCAGAGCGATCGCTGAAACTCCCCAAAGGAGTCAAGTCAAATACAAAAAACCCAGAGGAGTCAAATATTATGGTATCAATTCCAGAGCAAGAATTGGCAAGTACGATCGATTTGCCACGTTATCAAATCCGAGAATCAAAAATAGTTCATAAGTCGCCGATACTTCATCCATTAGCCAGATTTATCACAGAAGAAACCGCTGCGATGATGTTCGGTATTGATTTTGAGGATATTTATCGAATTACTTGCTTGCGGTATGTAGTTCACGTACACGGCAAAGGCGTAAGCCGATTTGTCAGCTATGCCGATTTTCCGCCAATTTCGGCAGTAAACCCACCCACAGTAACGGATTTTGTATTTTGGCACAAACGCTGGCGAAAGAAACCCGCAACAGAATTCTGGCAAAATTTTTATACTCACCAGTTTCAACAAGCTGTTTGGGAGAGCGAACTGTTGGAGTGGGGCAAAATAGTCAATTCAGTAAAATCGCTGCTGTCTGAAACAGGGTTGCAAAATCTGCGAGACATTTATATAGAAAAGAAAAGTTGGCTATAATTTTGAGCGATCGCCTCAAAATTATATTAAAACTTAATCAAAAAATCCCCTACCCGCAGGCAAGGGATTGTTGAGAATTTCAGCTTACTGAAATCGGCAATCTCATCAAACTGCTATTAAGCAGCATCGCTTTCAATGTAGATAAACAAAAGACCCATTACCACAGCAGGTAACAGCCAGGTAATTACGGGGATGAGAATCCAGGGCAAGTATGAAGCTGCGTATGAACCTGTCATGTCAAAATCTCCAAGAAGGGTAAACTATTGCGTTCAAAGTTATCGGGCTGCTATCGATCGGAGGTACTGCCTAAATTCAATTCAGACATCTAACCTTTGACTTAAAATTAGCTAAACCGACTTTCAAACACGAAAATCAGAAATTGCCCGACAACGAAGTTTTTAACGAACAAGTCGCCGATCGACTTTCAGTCAGTTATGACTCGACTGCACAAAGTACTAAATCGCGTGCCGGCTGTGTTGACCTTTGCGATCGCATTAGCAGCCGATCGTCTGTCCGGCAAACGCTCCGATCGCGCCTGCCAGTCTACCTAAAATAGGGTTTAGTGATGAACTATACCCCGGAAAATCGCATCTACGACATTGAAGTTTTCCAGCAGGAAGTAGGCAACGAAAGCGCCACCCATCGCACCCACAAAGAAACCGGTTGTAACTTGGCTCCAGCCTTCAGCAGTTTTCCATTGGTCGGGTGCTTGAGGATTGGAGTTGGGAATGTTCTTTTGATCTTGGAAAGAGGCGATGCCGTAAACGGACA
The genomic region above belongs to Aerosakkonema funiforme FACHB-1375 and contains:
- the psaB gene encoding photosystem I core protein PsaB, with amino-acid sequence MATKFPKFSQDLAQDPTTRRIWYGIATAHDFESHDGMTEENLYQKIFASHFGHVAIIFLWTSGNLFHVAWQGNFEQWIKDPLNVRPIAHAIWDPQFGAPAVEAFTQGGANYPVNISYSGVYQWWYTIGMRTNNDLYQGALFLLLLAAVFLFAGWLHLQPKFRPSLSWFKSAESRLNHHLAGLFGVSSLAWTGHLVHVAIPEARGQHVGWDNFLTTLPHPAGLAPFFTGNWGVYAQNPDTAGQIFGTSEGSGTAILTFLGGFHPQTQSLWLTDIAHHHLAIAVLFIIAGHMYRTNFGIGHSIKEMMNAKDFFGTKVEGPFNMPHQGIYDTYNNSLHFQLGWHLACLGVITSLVAQHMYSMPPYAFLAQDFTTQAALYTHHQYIAGFIMVGAFAHGAIFLVRDYDPEQNKGNVLDRVLQHKEAIISHLSWVSLFLGFHTLGLYVHNDVVVAFGTPEKQILIEPVFAQFVQSANGKVLYGMNVLLSNPDSIASTAWPNHGNVWLPGWLDAINAGTNSLFLTIGPGDFLVHHAIALGLHTTTLILVKGALDARGSKLMPDKKDFGYAFPCDGPGRGGTCDISAWDSFYLSMFWMLNTIGWVTFYWHWKHLGIWQGNVAQFNESSTYLMGWLRDYLWLNSAQLINGYNPYGMNNLSIWAWMFLFGHLVWATGFMFLISWRGYWQELIETLVWAHERTPLANLVRWKDKPVALSIVQARLVGLTHFAVGYVLTYAAFLIASTAGKFG
- a CDS encoding EndoU domain-containing protein; amino-acid sequence: MTKSSPACKIALNALAQIHPRQRTHILDGDSSGGGYGAGRGISGKSEFPSRWDDRQTLDYICEIVKDPNSQWTQRTGKPGAKYTKNGKPVRWQVEGTRDNVDIMVIVEPDGQGIVTAYPTNIPPNP
- a CDS encoding MafI family immunity protein, producing MLDYKIIVDKLNEALFFVSEELSENQINFIRSDINAGEWRLAFETLCDILSEENLRMNPRVYKLVQEIGYGLNIDSETWESLKVQVAC
- a CDS encoding helix-turn-helix domain-containing protein, which codes for MSAGLVRLRVKELADEKGWTLKEVADRSGVGYSTIRNYARSPGMAMVDFAALYKLARTFDVMIEELVEILDD
- a CDS encoding photosystem I reaction center subunit VIII → MTGSYAASYLPWILIPVITWLLPAVVMGLLFIYIESDAA